One Ignavibacteria bacterium genomic window carries:
- the aat gene encoding leucyl/phenylalanyl-tRNA--protein transferase, whose protein sequence is MSAESITPEIILRAYINGIFPMGDPDAEDELNWYSPEQRGIIPLDKFKVPKNLEKLYRRNKFRILVNKNFEEVIKECANVNNRRQPETGWITPKITELYIELHKMGFAHSVESYFEGKLVGGLYGVTINGAYFGESMFTKATDASKVALVHTVERLKEKGFKLLDTQFINQHLVQFGAIEISKDEYMKMLEEALQVKTSFV, encoded by the coding sequence ATGTCTGCCGAAAGCATCACTCCTGAAATAATTTTGCGCGCTTATATCAACGGAATTTTTCCGATGGGAGACCCTGATGCAGAAGATGAACTTAACTGGTATTCACCTGAACAGCGGGGGATAATTCCGCTTGATAAATTTAAAGTTCCGAAAAATCTCGAGAAGCTTTACAGAAGAAATAAATTCAGGATACTTGTTAATAAAAATTTTGAAGAGGTAATTAAGGAATGCGCAAACGTGAATAATCGTAGACAGCCCGAAACGGGATGGATAACGCCGAAAATAACGGAGCTGTATATTGAGCTTCACAAAATGGGATTTGCGCATAGTGTAGAATCATATTTCGAAGGTAAGCTTGTCGGGGGCTTGTATGGGGTTACAATTAATGGTGCCTACTTCGGAGAGTCAATGTTCACGAAAGCGACAGATGCTTCAAAAGTTGCGCTTGTGCACACGGTTGAAAGACTGAAAGAAAAAGGATTTAAACTTCTTGATACGCAGTTTATAAATCAGCATCTTGTGCAGTTTGGCGCGATTGAAATTTCTAAGGATGAGTATATGAAAATGTTAGAGGAAGCGTTACAGGTGAAGACAAGTTTTGTGTGA
- the trxB gene encoding thioredoxin-disulfide reductase → MTENKNHHKVIIIGSGPAGFTAALYTARANLAPVMFEGNQPGGQLMITTDVENYPGFEHGILGPELMDVMRKQVHRFGTESIYKYIIKVNFDVRPFVLTADDGEEYTCDTCIVATGATAKLLGLDSENYYMGYGVSACATCDGFFFKNQKVIVVGGGDTAMEEANYLTHHASEVTLVHRRDSFRASKIMLDRARKNPKIKFLTNTTIDEVLGKEENGRKSVTGVRLKNVETGKTEEIPMDGVFIAIGHKPNTDIFKGILDMDDVGYLITKKSSMQTNIEGVFACGDAQDSYYRQAVTAAGTGCMAAIDAERYLEKLYSH, encoded by the coding sequence ATGACTGAAAATAAAAATCATCACAAAGTAATTATAATCGGCTCAGGTCCGGCAGGGTTCACTGCCGCTCTTTATACTGCTCGCGCTAATCTGGCTCCTGTTATGTTCGAAGGAAACCAGCCCGGCGGACAGCTTATGATAACAACAGATGTTGAAAATTATCCCGGCTTCGAACATGGAATCTTGGGACCGGAACTTATGGATGTTATGAGAAAACAAGTTCACCGGTTCGGAACGGAATCGATTTATAAGTATATCATAAAAGTAAATTTTGATGTTCGTCCGTTTGTGCTTACCGCTGATGACGGCGAAGAATATACCTGCGACACATGCATCGTTGCAACAGGCGCTACCGCAAAACTTCTGGGACTTGATTCCGAAAATTATTACATGGGTTACGGAGTTTCTGCATGCGCAACCTGCGACGGATTCTTTTTTAAGAACCAAAAAGTTATTGTTGTCGGCGGAGGTGATACCGCGATGGAAGAAGCAAATTATCTTACTCACCATGCGAGTGAAGTTACACTTGTTCATAGACGCGATTCATTCAGAGCAAGTAAAATTATGCTTGACCGCGCAAGAAAAAATCCTAAAATTAAATTCCTAACTAATACGACAATTGATGAAGTTCTCGGCAAAGAAGAAAACGGAAGAAAATCGGTTACAGGTGTTCGCCTAAAAAATGTCGAAACGGGAAAGACCGAAGAAATCCCGATGGACGGGGTCTTTATCGCAATCGGACACAAACCGAATACGGATATTTTTAAAGGAATTTTGGATATGGATGATGTTGGATACCTGATAACAAAAAAATCTTCGATGCAGACAAACATCGAAGGAGTTTTTGCATGCGGTGATGCGCAGGACAGTTATTACAGGCAGGCAGTTACAGCTGCCGGAACCGGCTGTATGGCGGCAATCGATGCAGAAAGATATTTAGAAAAATTATATTCACATTAA
- a CDS encoding homogentisate 1,2-dioxygenase, with protein MPLYHKLGQIPQKRHTQFRQPDGSLYKEELFSTLGFGGHLTNAYHINSPAKIESIDKKVYEFVIQEWKDADLRPYHFKTKGTPEESDFVFGRKPIMFNDDIVMSVCRPSKQMENYYRNALCDEVVFIHEGEGVLESNFGILPFTKGDYIIIPRNITFKLIHKTAPRYLIFEATGAIRTPARYRNEFGQLLEHSPYCERDIKIPQELKVVDEKGDFVVMIKKGNKMNLVHYDYHPLDVVGYDGFYYPWIFNIDDFMPITGKVHQPPYVHETFEGNGFVICSFCPRMLDYHPLAIPVPYNHSNIDCDEMLYYVDGNFGSRKGVEFASISLHPGGIPHGPHPGTVDASLGKRETLETAVMMDTFKPLKLTNFAKDYNDEKYYLSWREKEPSELINEGQ; from the coding sequence ATGCCATTATACCATAAACTGGGACAAATCCCACAGAAAAGACACACACAGTTCAGACAGCCCGACGGCTCTCTCTATAAAGAAGAACTGTTCTCGACTCTCGGCTTCGGGGGGCATCTGACAAATGCTTATCACATAAACTCACCCGCGAAAATCGAATCAATCGATAAAAAAGTTTATGAGTTTGTGATTCAGGAATGGAAAGATGCCGACCTGCGTCCTTATCACTTCAAAACAAAAGGAACTCCCGAAGAGTCGGATTTTGTATTCGGAAGAAAGCCGATTATGTTCAACGACGATATCGTGATGAGTGTGTGCCGTCCTTCAAAGCAGATGGAAAATTATTACCGCAATGCTTTATGTGATGAAGTTGTATTTATTCACGAAGGCGAAGGAGTTCTTGAATCAAACTTCGGAATACTTCCTTTTACAAAAGGAGATTATATCATCATTCCGCGTAACATCACATTCAAGCTTATTCATAAAACCGCGCCGAGATATTTAATATTCGAAGCAACCGGGGCAATCAGAACCCCTGCGCGTTACCGCAACGAGTTCGGACAGCTTCTTGAGCACTCGCCTTACTGCGAGCGCGACATAAAAATCCCGCAGGAATTAAAAGTTGTTGATGAGAAAGGCGACTTCGTCGTGATGATTAAAAAAGGAAACAAGATGAACCTTGTTCATTATGATTATCATCCGCTTGATGTTGTCGGCTATGACGGATTTTATTATCCCTGGATTTTCAATATCGATGACTTCATGCCAATTACAGGAAAAGTTCACCAGCCGCCGTATGTTCACGAAACATTCGAAGGCAACGGGTTCGTGATTTGTTCATTCTGTCCGAGAATGCTTGACTATCACCCGCTTGCCATACCTGTTCCGTATAATCACAGTAACATCGATTGCGATGAAATGCTTTATTATGTTGACGGCAACTTCGGAAGCCGTAAAGGTGTTGAGTTTGCTTCAATCAGCTTGCATCCGGGGGGCATTCCTCACGGACCGCATCCGGGTACGGTTGACGCATCGCTTGGAAAACGCGAGACTCTTGAAACAGCAGTTATGATGGATACTTTCAAGCCATTAAAGCTCACAAACTTCGCAAAAGATTATAACGATGAGAAATATTATCTAAGCTGGAGAGAAAAAGAACCGAGCGAGCTGATAAACGAAGGGCAGTAA